A part of Planctomycetota bacterium genomic DNA contains:
- a CDS encoding HYR domain-containing protein, translating to MTKAHRSGGHSAWAVAVAVCLALLALCPPTAAGKSLYVIKDLNDDGPVQAYDIGLTPGSPVLQRESGPIGFGPVGMAVDDASGTLFITIEGKGAVWLMDAVTLRMLGSVATPGACNLAGVAFDSATQQLYAVDRNSNQLYVYTWDAMYRVLAYYQTVALPEVSGAMGLAWDEANGLLLVADATTTVVRGFYPGDWTEACRFSITQKPMGIAIDRVRRLVYTGNALIAKGQPALLSQYDLNTGSERVFNLRTLPGLDAPSDCVVGLAVDTGTGCVYITTGNQISGGTSCLMVFDTSLNLLYTSPRLGNPTGLCIPNNGLAYNPLRLANNDGVPPGGFVLPGGQITYTLSYDNLTGASPVNNVVLTDALSPGTAFLSASGGGTYDPATHTVTWSLGQLPAGAPRASQTVLVRVTASGGALLRNRGQITSTETGPAFATALTPVGGNDMAPVAIAGADQRVEQTSAAGASVTLDASGSYDPEGEHLTYLWSWAGGNETGPHVTRTFPLGTTAVTLVVNDGTSTSEPDIVTVTVADTTPPRLTAPADVTAEQTSYSGTPVVLGTPVVADECDAAVRVTNNAPAVFPLGVTTVTWTAADASGNVATATQKVTIVDTTPPTITSAWATPNVLWPVNHEMIPITIGLLMRDLCDAAPTWKIESVASNEALNGKSDGNTPADWEIIGDHTLKLRAERSGSSKTDRVYTITLRATDASGNSSTTAVTVTVPHDQGGCSGKK from the coding sequence ATGACGAAGGCTCACAGAAGCGGCGGGCATTCCGCCTGGGCGGTCGCGGTAGCGGTCTGCCTGGCGCTGCTGGCGCTCTGCCCTCCGACGGCTGCCGGCAAGTCCCTTTACGTCATTAAAGATCTGAACGACGACGGCCCTGTGCAAGCCTACGACATCGGGCTCACGCCGGGGTCCCCGGTGCTCCAGCGCGAGTCCGGCCCCATCGGTTTTGGGCCGGTGGGCATGGCGGTGGACGATGCCTCGGGCACCCTCTTCATCACCATCGAGGGCAAGGGCGCTGTGTGGCTGATGGACGCGGTTACGCTGCGGATGCTGGGCAGCGTGGCCACGCCCGGCGCCTGCAATCTCGCGGGCGTGGCGTTCGACTCGGCGACGCAGCAGCTCTATGCCGTGGACCGCAACAGCAACCAGCTCTACGTCTACACCTGGGACGCGATGTACCGGGTGCTCGCCTACTACCAGACGGTCGCCCTGCCCGAGGTGTCGGGCGCGATGGGCCTTGCGTGGGACGAGGCGAACGGCCTGCTCCTGGTGGCCGATGCCACCACGACGGTCGTGCGCGGCTTCTACCCCGGCGACTGGACCGAGGCCTGCCGCTTCTCGATCACCCAGAAGCCGATGGGCATCGCGATAGACCGCGTGCGGCGTCTCGTCTACACGGGCAACGCCCTCATCGCCAAGGGGCAACCCGCGCTGCTGAGCCAGTACGACCTGAACACAGGCTCCGAGAGAGTCTTCAACCTGCGCACCCTGCCCGGGCTCGATGCCCCGTCCGATTGCGTCGTGGGCCTGGCCGTGGACACTGGGACGGGTTGCGTCTACATCACCACGGGGAATCAGATCTCGGGCGGCACCAGTTGCCTGATGGTCTTCGATACCTCGCTCAATCTGCTCTACACGAGCCCGAGGCTCGGCAATCCGACGGGCCTGTGCATCCCGAACAACGGCCTGGCCTACAACCCTCTGCGTCTCGCCAACAACGACGGCGTGCCTCCGGGCGGCTTCGTGCTGCCCGGCGGGCAGATCACCTATACGCTTTCTTACGACAACCTCACGGGCGCGTCGCCCGTGAACAACGTGGTCCTCACCGACGCCTTGTCGCCCGGGACGGCCTTCCTCTCGGCCTCGGGAGGCGGCACGTACGATCCGGCCACGCACACGGTGACCTGGAGCCTCGGGCAGTTGCCGGCCGGCGCCCCGCGCGCCTCGCAGACCGTGCTCGTCAGGGTCACGGCCTCGGGGGGAGCGTTGCTCCGCAACCGCGGCCAGATCACGAGCACCGAGACGGGGCCCGCCTTCGCCACCGCCCTCACGCCCGTGGGCGGCAACGACATGGCCCCTGTCGCCATTGCAGGCGCCGACCAGCGCGTCGAGCAGACCTCGGCGGCCGGCGCGTCCGTCACGCTGGACGCCTCGGGCTCGTACGACCCCGAGGGCGAGCACCTCACCTACCTGTGGTCCTGGGCTGGCGGCAACGAGACGGGGCCCCACGTCACCCGCACGTTCCCGCTGGGGACCACTGCGGTGACCCTCGTCGTCAACGACGGCACGAGCACCTCGGAGCCGGACATCGTGACGGTGACCGTGGCGGACACCACGCCGCCCCGCCTCACGGCCCCCGCCGACGTGACGGCCGAGCAGACCAGCTACAGCGGCACGCCGGTAGTGTTGGGTACGCCGGTGGTCGCCGATGAATGCGACGCGGCGGTTCGGGTCACCAACAACGCGCCGGCCGTGTTCCCGCTCGGGGTGACGACCGTAACGTGGACAGCCGCCGACGCCAGCGGCAACGTGGCCACGGCCACCCAGAAGGTCACCATCGTGGACACCACGCCGCCCACGATCACCAGCGCCTGGGCCACGCCGAACGTCCTCTGGCCCGTCAACCACGAGATGATCCCGATCACCATCGGCCTGTTGATGAGAGACCTCTGCGACGCGGCCCCCACCTGGAAGATCGAGAGCGTGGCCAGCAATGAGGCCCTGAACGGCAAGAGCGACGGCAACACGCCCGCAGATTGGGAGATCATCGGCGACCACACCCTCAAGCTCCGCGCCGAGCGGTCCGGCAGCAGCAAGACTGATCGCGTCTACACCATCACCCTCCGCGCCACCGACGCCAGCGGCAACTCCTCCACAACGGCCGTCACCGTCACCGTCCCGCACGATCAGGGCGGCTGCAGCGGCAAGAAGTGA